A window of Euwallacea similis isolate ESF13 chromosome 10, ESF131.1, whole genome shotgun sequence contains these coding sequences:
- the LOC136411710 gene encoding uncharacterized protein, whose translation MEALIRLSSTSLVLAITHSGRISLIWVSYQQLLAMSLARNLALLLVLLLRLIGNRAVTRVYFTKCGLKGFSCLNNSNQKMEITYECPAQINEPALFINQFQAPSNIESLKIKNCKSMIISTRCSGENRPIQKLEVTNVRKLVLQRLQFTPMLPPVVKFENISSIDTIPSFTFMQIEKAYHSVGCYIQQVDFQTIYIRNVSIGVVQPSAFVAINNFSNFSLIDVHIQRIQTSGIQMRMDLKGEFEMRSCSLGHVEHLGMQLYGKRAIFSENHFEEIAPSGINATLEDFYFTKNFVALFESQGFSVLATNIFVLDNNFLQLKGGAMERLSPGLIQDSGRNFGKLKFRYDFSKNTLNYLEVGSLHPDVLSFDNVPTEMMFSRNVFSCTCENIGWLFSYNNPQFQSFYEMVLDEEYANVCDNAAERGCDLLLKRLKGLVKCGKCSQNFILEDLCRIGSVVNVTTRYESITENVPEEMLVPGNKTAAARAAAACSCGALLIVSMLNLW comes from the exons ATGGAGGCACTCATTCGATTAAGCAGCACCTCCCTAGTGCTCGCGATAACACACTCCGGCAGGATTTCACTTATTTGGGTCAGTTATCAACAATTATTAGCGATGAGTTTAGCGCGAAATCTGGCACTCCTGCTAGTGCTCCTGCTGCGGTTAATCGGCAACAGGGCGGTCACTAGGGTGTACTTTACGAAATGCGGTTTAAAGGGGTTCTCTTGCCTCAATAACAGCAACCAGAAGATGGAAATTACCTATGAGTGCCCCGCACAAATTAAT GAACCGGCATTGTTCATCAACCAATTCCAAGCCCCCTCGAACATCGAGAGTCTTAAAATCAAGAATTGCAAGTCCATGATCATCTCCACCAGATGCTCGGGGGAGAACCGCCCCATTCAAAAGCTAGAGGTGACCAATGTTAGGAAATTGGTATTGCAGAGACTGCAGTTCACCCCAATGTTACCTCCTGTGGTCAAGTTTGAGAACATCAGTTCAATAGACACAATTCCTAGTTTCACCTTTATGCAAATAGAGAAGGCCTACCACAGCGTCGGGTGCTACATCCAGCAGGTGGACTTCCAGACGATTTACATAAGAAACGTCTCGATCGGTGTTGTGCAGCCCAGTGCGTTTGTTGCAATAAACAACTTCAGCAACTTCAGCTTGATCGACGTGCACATCCAAAGAATCCAGACTTCTGGGATTCAAATGCGGATGGACTTAAAAGGGGAGTTCGAAATGCGGAGCTGCTCCCTGGGCCACGTGGAACATTTGGGGATGCAACTTTATGGGAAACGGGCGATTTTCTCGGAAAACCATTTCGAGGAAATCGCGCCCAGCGGCATTAACGCCACATTGGAAGACTTTTATTTCACAAAGAACTTCGTTGCGTTGTTCGAGTCACAGGGATTTTCGGTTCTGGCCACCAATATCTTCGTCTTAGACAACAATTTCCTGCAACTGAAAGGCGGAGCCATGGAACGACTCAGTCCGGGGCTCATTCAGGACTCCGGCAGGAACTTCGGCAAACTGAAATTCCGCTACGACTTCAGCAAAAACACCCTCAACTACCTGGAAGTGGGTAGTTTGCACCCTGACGTATTATCCTTCGACAACGTCCCCACTGAGATGATGTTCAGCAGGAATGTTTTCAGCTGCACTTGCGAGAACATCGGGTGGTTGTTCTCCTACAACAACCCCCAATTCCAGTCCTTCTACGAAATGGTGCTGGATGAGGAATACGCCAATGTGTGTGATAACGCTGCTGAGAGGGGGTGCGACCTGCTTCTGAAGAGGCTCAAGGGGCTCGTGAAGTGCGGGAAGTGCTCTCAGAACTTTATTTTGGAGGACCTTTGCCGCATTGGGAGTGTGGTTAATGTTACCACGAGGTATGAGAGTATTACTGAGAATGTTCCTGAGGAGATGCTGGTTCCGGGGAATAAAACTGCTGCTGCGAGGGCAGCTGCAGCCTGCAGCTGCGGAGCTCTGCTGATCGTTTCGATGCTAAATTTGTGGTAA
- the LOC136411284 gene encoding serine-enriched protein isoform X2, whose translation MGSRVGGPSTAGLSADKALAGVPRLLDDLQRLSEDTDSADIVFLLGRDEERVYAHRVILMARCKSFQTAKRGEVCRIPGCTVSPTAPGTTTPVRLPKVPPETFKQFLLYVYTGKILLQDNGVFEMMALAQELGVDELRNACEDHVTSTLSVPSACTFLATAMDIQDRSAGGKATAGFIERCVSYIGENAVECVRTNSFLSLPKEAVIKLISSDYLCMDEEDVWRAVLNWAKYQAGVTQPTAHWTEEERVRVCQQLSFVINHVRLLLIVFAEEVEPTGAVPMELSLERYRHAALPSKYLEASEDQRLKPRVSPHLFSGSLIIGQDKSHYQRILNAWYGHPKQTWRLTYRASSHGYLASAFHRHCDGIAPLYVIVLGARGEICGGFTDSAWARPPGKSRYIAAERAFLYTLCNHQDLPPTQFHLIKKPFAICYHPESGPIFGAGADLLISSNCNSNMDSYSNLPHTYDGDGASYSILMGDYNFTVADYEVYTPISSSKYSKTERYQ comes from the exons ATGGGTTCGAGGGTGGGTGGCCCGAGTACTGCAGGTCTGTCTGCAGACAAAGCTTTGGCAGGGGTTCCCCGGCTTTTAGATGATCTCCAGAGACTTTCCGAAGATACAGACTCTGCAGACATAGTCTTTTTATTGGGGAGAGATGAGGAGCGCGTCTACGCCCACCGGGTTATTTTAATGGCGAG gtGCAAGAGCTTCCAAACGGCCAAAAGAGGTGAAGTCTGCAGAATCCCGGGATGTACAGTATCTCCGACTGCTCCAGGGACTACCACCCCTGTACGACTTCCTAAAGTACCGCCAGAGacttttaaacaatttttactttacgTTTATACGGGGAAG ATACTGCTGCAAGATAATGGGGTTTTTGAGATGATGGCACTGGCGCAAGAATTGGGAGTTGATGAGCTGAGAAACGCTTGCGAGGACCACGTAACATCAACCCTTTCAGTCCCATCAGCTTGCACGTTTCTGGCTACTGCCATGGACATTCAGGACAGATCAGCAG GTGGCAAGGCCACTGCAGGCTTCATTGAGCGGTGCGTCAGTTATATAGGAGAGAATGCAGTGGAGTGTGTAAGGACAAACTCATTTCTCTCCCTCCCTAAAGAGGCAGTCATTAAACTCATCTCCTCAGattat CTTTGCATGGATGAGGAGGATGTGTGGAGGGCAGTACTAAACTGGGCCAAATACCAGGCAGGAGTAACACAACCAACAGCTCATTGGACTGAAGAGGAAAGAGTGAGGGTGTGCCAACAGCTCTCCTTCGTAATCAATCATGTGCGCCTGCTTTTAATTG TTTTTGCTGAAGAGGTGGAGCCCACAGGGGCAGTGCCCATGGAGCTCAGTTTAGAGAGGTACCGACATGCAGCTTTGCCCAGCAAATATCTGGAAGCTTCAGAGGATCAGAGGCTAAAACCTCGCGTGTCCCCTCACTTGTTCTCTGGATCTTTGATTATAG GCCAGGACAAGAGCCATTATCAGAGGATTTTGAATGCCTGGTATGGTCATCCAAAGCAGACTTGGAGATTGACTTACCGAGCTAGTAGTCATGGGTATTTAGCGTCTGCATTTCATAGGCATTGCGATGGAATTGCTCCTCTTTACGTCATTGTTTTA GGCGCGAGAGGGGAAATTTGTGGGGGATTTACCGACTCAGCCTGGGCTCGGCCCCCAGGCAAAAGCCGCTATATTGCGGCGGAAAGGGCTTTTCTCTACACTCTATGTAATCACCAAGACTTACCTCCCACTCAGTTCCATTTGATTAAGAAGCCATTTGCCATTTGCTATCATCCAGA GTCGGGACCGATTTTTGGAGCAGGGGCGGATTTGCTCATATCCAGCAATTGCAACAGCAACATGGATAGTTACTCCAACTTGCCCCACACTTATGATGGGGATGGGGCTTCATATTCTATTCTAATGGGAGATTACAACTTTACAGTAGCTGATTACGAGGTTTACACCCCTATAAGTTCCTCAAAATATTCCAAGACTGAGCGATATCAGTGA
- the LOC136411284 gene encoding serine-enriched protein isoform X1: MGSRVGGPSTAGLSADKALAGVPRLLDDLQRLSEDTDSADIVFLLGRDEERVYAHRVILMARCKSFQTAKRGEVCRIPGCTVSPTAPGTTTPVRLPKVPPETFKQFLLYVYTGKILLQDNGVFEMMALAQELGVDELRNACEDHVTSTLSVPSACTFLATAMDIQDRSAGGKATAGFIERCVSYIGENAVECVRTNSFLSLPKEAVIKLISSDYLCMDEEDVWRAVLNWAKYQAGVTQPTAHWTEEERVRVCQQLSFVINHVRLLLIDSQVFAEEVEPTGAVPMELSLERYRHAALPSKYLEASEDQRLKPRVSPHLFSGSLIIGQDKSHYQRILNAWYGHPKQTWRLTYRASSHGYLASAFHRHCDGIAPLYVIVLGARGEICGGFTDSAWARPPGKSRYIAAERAFLYTLCNHQDLPPTQFHLIKKPFAICYHPESGPIFGAGADLLISSNCNSNMDSYSNLPHTYDGDGASYSILMGDYNFTVADYEVYTPISSSKYSKTERYQ; this comes from the exons ATGGGTTCGAGGGTGGGTGGCCCGAGTACTGCAGGTCTGTCTGCAGACAAAGCTTTGGCAGGGGTTCCCCGGCTTTTAGATGATCTCCAGAGACTTTCCGAAGATACAGACTCTGCAGACATAGTCTTTTTATTGGGGAGAGATGAGGAGCGCGTCTACGCCCACCGGGTTATTTTAATGGCGAG gtGCAAGAGCTTCCAAACGGCCAAAAGAGGTGAAGTCTGCAGAATCCCGGGATGTACAGTATCTCCGACTGCTCCAGGGACTACCACCCCTGTACGACTTCCTAAAGTACCGCCAGAGacttttaaacaatttttactttacgTTTATACGGGGAAG ATACTGCTGCAAGATAATGGGGTTTTTGAGATGATGGCACTGGCGCAAGAATTGGGAGTTGATGAGCTGAGAAACGCTTGCGAGGACCACGTAACATCAACCCTTTCAGTCCCATCAGCTTGCACGTTTCTGGCTACTGCCATGGACATTCAGGACAGATCAGCAG GTGGCAAGGCCACTGCAGGCTTCATTGAGCGGTGCGTCAGTTATATAGGAGAGAATGCAGTGGAGTGTGTAAGGACAAACTCATTTCTCTCCCTCCCTAAAGAGGCAGTCATTAAACTCATCTCCTCAGattat CTTTGCATGGATGAGGAGGATGTGTGGAGGGCAGTACTAAACTGGGCCAAATACCAGGCAGGAGTAACACAACCAACAGCTCATTGGACTGAAGAGGAAAGAGTGAGGGTGTGCCAACAGCTCTCCTTCGTAATCAATCATGTGCGCCTGCTTTTAATTG ATTCTCAAGTTTTTGCTGAAGAGGTGGAGCCCACAGGGGCAGTGCCCATGGAGCTCAGTTTAGAGAGGTACCGACATGCAGCTTTGCCCAGCAAATATCTGGAAGCTTCAGAGGATCAGAGGCTAAAACCTCGCGTGTCCCCTCACTTGTTCTCTGGATCTTTGATTATAG GCCAGGACAAGAGCCATTATCAGAGGATTTTGAATGCCTGGTATGGTCATCCAAAGCAGACTTGGAGATTGACTTACCGAGCTAGTAGTCATGGGTATTTAGCGTCTGCATTTCATAGGCATTGCGATGGAATTGCTCCTCTTTACGTCATTGTTTTA GGCGCGAGAGGGGAAATTTGTGGGGGATTTACCGACTCAGCCTGGGCTCGGCCCCCAGGCAAAAGCCGCTATATTGCGGCGGAAAGGGCTTTTCTCTACACTCTATGTAATCACCAAGACTTACCTCCCACTCAGTTCCATTTGATTAAGAAGCCATTTGCCATTTGCTATCATCCAGA GTCGGGACCGATTTTTGGAGCAGGGGCGGATTTGCTCATATCCAGCAATTGCAACAGCAACATGGATAGTTACTCCAACTTGCCCCACACTTATGATGGGGATGGGGCTTCATATTCTATTCTAATGGGAGATTACAACTTTACAGTAGCTGATTACGAGGTTTACACCCCTATAAGTTCCTCAAAATATTCCAAGACTGAGCGATATCAGTGA
- the LOC136411284 gene encoding serine-enriched protein isoform X3, with protein sequence MGSRVGGPSTAGLSADKALAGVPRLLDDLQRLSEDTDSADIVFLLGRDEERVYAHRVILMARCKSFQTAKRGEVCRIPGCTVSPTAPGTTTPVRLPKVPPETFKQFLLYVYTGKILLQDNGVFEMMALAQELGVDELRNACEDHVTSTLSVPSACTFLATAMDIQDRSAGGKATAGFIERCVSYIGENAVECVRTNSFLSLPKEAVIKLISSDYLCMDEEDVWRAVLNWAKYQAGVTQPTAHWTEEERVRVCQQLSFVINHVRLLLIDSQVFAEEVEPTGAVPMELSLERYRHAALPSKYLEASEDQRLKPRVSPHLFSGSLIIGQDKSHYQRILNAWYGHPKQTWRLTYRASSHGYLASAFHRHCDGIAPLYGARGEICGGFTDSAWARPPGKSRYIAAERAFLYTLCNHQDLPPTQFHLIKKPFAICYHPESGPIFGAGADLLISSNCNSNMDSYSNLPHTYDGDGASYSILMGDYNFTVADYEVYTPISSSKYSKTERYQ encoded by the exons ATGGGTTCGAGGGTGGGTGGCCCGAGTACTGCAGGTCTGTCTGCAGACAAAGCTTTGGCAGGGGTTCCCCGGCTTTTAGATGATCTCCAGAGACTTTCCGAAGATACAGACTCTGCAGACATAGTCTTTTTATTGGGGAGAGATGAGGAGCGCGTCTACGCCCACCGGGTTATTTTAATGGCGAG gtGCAAGAGCTTCCAAACGGCCAAAAGAGGTGAAGTCTGCAGAATCCCGGGATGTACAGTATCTCCGACTGCTCCAGGGACTACCACCCCTGTACGACTTCCTAAAGTACCGCCAGAGacttttaaacaatttttactttacgTTTATACGGGGAAG ATACTGCTGCAAGATAATGGGGTTTTTGAGATGATGGCACTGGCGCAAGAATTGGGAGTTGATGAGCTGAGAAACGCTTGCGAGGACCACGTAACATCAACCCTTTCAGTCCCATCAGCTTGCACGTTTCTGGCTACTGCCATGGACATTCAGGACAGATCAGCAG GTGGCAAGGCCACTGCAGGCTTCATTGAGCGGTGCGTCAGTTATATAGGAGAGAATGCAGTGGAGTGTGTAAGGACAAACTCATTTCTCTCCCTCCCTAAAGAGGCAGTCATTAAACTCATCTCCTCAGattat CTTTGCATGGATGAGGAGGATGTGTGGAGGGCAGTACTAAACTGGGCCAAATACCAGGCAGGAGTAACACAACCAACAGCTCATTGGACTGAAGAGGAAAGAGTGAGGGTGTGCCAACAGCTCTCCTTCGTAATCAATCATGTGCGCCTGCTTTTAATTG ATTCTCAAGTTTTTGCTGAAGAGGTGGAGCCCACAGGGGCAGTGCCCATGGAGCTCAGTTTAGAGAGGTACCGACATGCAGCTTTGCCCAGCAAATATCTGGAAGCTTCAGAGGATCAGAGGCTAAAACCTCGCGTGTCCCCTCACTTGTTCTCTGGATCTTTGATTATAG GCCAGGACAAGAGCCATTATCAGAGGATTTTGAATGCCTGGTATGGTCATCCAAAGCAGACTTGGAGATTGACTTACCGAGCTAGTAGTCATGGGTATTTAGCGTCTGCATTTCATAGGCATTGCGATGGAATTGCTCCTCTTTAC GGCGCGAGAGGGGAAATTTGTGGGGGATTTACCGACTCAGCCTGGGCTCGGCCCCCAGGCAAAAGCCGCTATATTGCGGCGGAAAGGGCTTTTCTCTACACTCTATGTAATCACCAAGACTTACCTCCCACTCAGTTCCATTTGATTAAGAAGCCATTTGCCATTTGCTATCATCCAGA GTCGGGACCGATTTTTGGAGCAGGGGCGGATTTGCTCATATCCAGCAATTGCAACAGCAACATGGATAGTTACTCCAACTTGCCCCACACTTATGATGGGGATGGGGCTTCATATTCTATTCTAATGGGAGATTACAACTTTACAGTAGCTGATTACGAGGTTTACACCCCTATAAGTTCCTCAAAATATTCCAAGACTGAGCGATATCAGTGA
- the SmE gene encoding probable small nuclear ribonucleoprotein E — protein MAYKPQKVQKVMVQPINLIFRYLQNRSRVQVWLYENIRLRIEGHIVGFDEYMNLVLDDAEEYYMKTKNRRQLGRIMLKGDNITLIQMVKPDIGAGDN, from the coding sequence ATGGCCTACAAACCGCAAAAAGTGCAAAAGGTGATGGTGCAGCCCATCAACCTCATCTTCAGATACCTGCAGAACCGTTCGCGAGTTCAGGTGTGGCTTTATGAAAACATCAGACTAAGGATTGAGGGGCACATTGTCGGCTTCGACGAATATATGAATTTGGTGTTGGACGATGCTGAGGAGTATTACATGAAGACCAAGAACAGGAGACAGCTGGGCCGGATCATGTTGAAAGGGGATAATATTACATTGATTCAGATGGTGAAGCCAGACATTGGGGCTGGCGACAATTAA
- the LOC136411443 gene encoding uncharacterized protein has protein sequence MAEMVQLNLESCAKEIAKLKTDGTFSDEEVKRIIKEDRRLENALASGHQTLDIYKSSIAFFGSIIVTIRQRKGRKSSEWFFINQVVHTYKRGLRGFPMDYEFHLKYHNFLKIFPEMNKATTVHVKDMLGRFMGNPRVFSLAASWYIHIDNEVEAKKILFLGQHRHPENLDIYLDLLRIELKCKDAKMFDRLTLYIDFIVETKVPRPFLEQTISLIGEHLTETHDVSGVIEYGLNKLLEVYKNEGESYLFAATRTLEVNCVPNETDTVRVISLFKKGINCVPENKKPEFSMSYINFIFKLIEDKGENPNLKFLLLLIMEETCKAKVKLCVQHFVKWVDYSTNDPLIALKMVEESLHAYVDSELVWGLYIKILLMLNRVNEAYEKLYVATNKLEDKAAKVWAVFLSGVLASSPNEKSMEDFFEAGLRVKFPTVVRLVKVRYFSWALSDARIEDARQLYYRLALEPPYCRELHEEVFRTERLHCGPNCESAFLLAATELWREQFGDGPAVLHNTAEDKKSGDTEICLEDSTMLRTCSDTSDCTNESVDVQVSKPWYLAPTGFVLKKDTLPLKKKKRKTGRAVGKASPHLTSKHASGNLVSADALVKKNTLSLVKSRKKRKRGRPEIHTKDCSGK, from the exons ATGGCTGAGATGGTTCAACTTAATCTTGAATCCTGCGCCAAAGAAATCGCGAAATTAAAGACCGATGGAACATTCTCGGACGAGGAAGTGAA ACGCATAATTAAAGAAGATCGTAGATTAGAAAATGCCTTGGCCAGTGGCCATCAAACCTTGGACATCTACAAATCAAGTATTGCTTTCTTTGGCTCTATTATTGTAACAATTAGGCAACGCAAGGGTAGGAAGTCAAGCGAGTGGTTCTTCATAAACCAAGTTGTGCATACTTACAAAAGGGGCCTCAGAGGATTCCCCATGGATTATGAGTTTCACCTCAAATACCACAATTTTCTGAAGATATTTCCTGAAATGAATAAAGCAACCACAGTGCATGTTAAAGACATGTTGGGGAGATTTATGGGTAACCCCAGGGTATTTAGCTTGGCAGCCTCTTGGTATATACACATTGACAATGAGGTTGAAGCCAAGAAAATTCTTTTCCTAGGTCAACATAGGCATCCTGAAAACCTGGACATATATCTTGATCTCTTGAGAATTGAATTGAAGTGTAAAGATGCTAAGATGTTCGACAGACTTACTTTGTATATAGATTTTATTGTGGAGACTAAGGTACCTCGACCATTCTTAGAACAGACAATATCATTGATTGGGGAACACTTAACTGAGACACACGATGTTAGTGGTGTGATTGAGTATGGATTAAACAAGTTATTGGAGGTTTATAAGAATGAGGGGGAGAGTTATCTTTTTGCTGCTACTAGAACTTTGGAAGTAAATTGTGTCCCAAATGAGACGGATACAGTAAGGGTGATTTCCCTATTCAAAAAAGGCATAAACTGTGtgcctgaaaataaaaaacctgAATTTTCCATGAGTTACATCAATTTCATCTTTAAGCTGATTGAGGACAAGGGAGAAAATCCTAATTTG aaattcttATTATTACTCATCATGGAAGAAACTTGCAAagcaaaagtgaaattatgtGTTCAACACTTTGTAAAGTGGGTTGATTATTCCACTAATGATCCCTTAATAGCTCTGAAAATGGTGGAGGAAAGCTTGCATGCATATGTAGACTCTGAGTTGGTGTGGGGCTTGTACATCAAGATTCTACTGATGCTCAACCGGGTAAATGAGGCTTACGAGAAGCTATATGTGGCCACTAATAAGCTGGAGGACAAAGCAGCAAAGGTGTGGGCTGTTTTCCTTAGTGGAGTTCTTGCTTCTAGTCCCAATGAAAAATCTATGGAAGATTTTTTTGAGGCAGGACTTCGTGTGAAGTTCCCTACAGTTGTCAG aTTGGTAAAAGTGCGTTACTTCTCGTGGGCACTATCTGATGCAAGAATTGAAGATGCCCGCCAGTTGTATTACCGCCTGGCCCTCGAACCGCCGTATTGCCGCGAACTGCATGAGGAGGTCTTCCGTACGGAGCGTTTGCATTGCGGCCCTAACTGCGAATCCGCGTTCTTGCTAGCAGCAACGGAGTTGTGGAGGGAACAGTTCGGCGACGGCCCGGCAGTTCTGCACAACACTGCAGAAGACAAAAAGAGCGGAGACACAGAAATTTGCCTTGAAGACAGCACGATGCTTAGGACTTGCTCGGACACTTCAGATTGCACGAACGAGTCTGTCGATGTTCAAGTGTCAAAGCCATGGTACCTTGCGCCGACCGGTTTCGTGCTCAAAAAGGACACATTGCCgttgaagaaaaagaaaagaaagacGGGCAGGGCTGTTGGAAAAGCCTCCCCACACCTTACCTCCAAACACGCCTCCGGCAACCTTGTCTCAGCCGATGCCTTAGTTAAAAAGAACACACTATCGTTGGTaaaatcgagaaaaaaaagaaaaaggggACGTCCAGAGATCCACACCAAGGACTGTTCCGGCAAATAG
- the cactin gene encoding splicing factor Cactin, producing MPKGLKHHTGHSDYSSQSRHRHRSRSRSPRECHRSSRKETQKRSSRTSRRRSKSSSKSTQSSSKKRQYSSKRRKSRKRESSSDSSSSSSSSSSSSSKSVKLLEKLEKERLRAIEERKCQKELLKATETAEEKRLRRLKKKEEKERKRKERMGWDNEYLHYTNSDNPFGDGNLLSTFVWTKKLAKEGLIDATHEELEARNRFKQEENKRELEKVKKRRLERELERQRREDETQLLQRSKEAAQFEEWERQEDHFHLEQARLRSHIRIQDGRAKPIDLLAKYISAEEEVDAVEMHEPYTYLNGLHIKDLEDLAEDIKVYKELERGKNLDYWNDITIIVEDELQKLRKLQREQDFDTGVGRREGINQAVAQDVTAVFKGKTAVQLAGLQKQIESKINGKSDGIDIGYWESLLSQLKAHMARARLRDRHQESLRRKLEVLKAEQAVTVPDVTDETSKHSTEESECAGPSQIITEDSQSEEETTEEAANDILNECFNAYLNGGYSPKLLNPKQIEPGTIVVTEEDDLYRLEFARMQVTDKGKKIENVIMKEELLLQKEARKGMGEDEAQFSVEQPLDSHVYLWSDKYRPRKPRYFNRVHTGFEWNKYNQTHYDMDNPPPKIVQGYKFNIFYPDLIDKSCTPEYFLTPCPENREFAILKFHAGPPYEDIAFKIVNREWEYSYKRGFRCQFHNNIFQLWFHFKRYRYRR from the coding sequence ATGCCCAAAGGACTGAAACACCATACCGGACACTCAGACTACTCATCTCAATCCAGACATCGCCACAGAAGCAGGTCTCGTTCCCCCAGAGAATGCCATCGTTCTTCCCGCAAAGAAACCCAAAAACGAAGTTCCAGGACGTCTAGACGACGCTCCAAATCATCCTCAAAATCTACCCAGAGCAGCAGCAAGAAGCGCCAATATTCCTCCAAGCGGCGCAAGTCTAGGAAGCGGGAATCAAGTAGCGACTCTTCTTCAAGCAGTTCTAGCAGCTCAAGCTCTTCCAGCAAATCTGTAAAGTTACTTGAGAAACTAGAAAAAGAGAGGTTACGGGCTATAGAGGAGCGCAAGTGTCAAAAAGAATTGTTAAAAGCCACAGAAACTGCTGAAGAAAAGCGACTAAGACGCCTCAAAAAGAAGGAAGAGAAAGAGCGCAAGAGGAAGGAACGTATGGGTTGGGACAATGAGTATCTCCACTATACTAATAGTGACAACCCCTTTGGGGATGGAAATTTGCTGTCCACATTTGTATGGACTAAAAAATTGGCCAAAGAAGGCTTAATTGATGCTACTCATGAGGAACTTGAGGCAAGAAACAGATTCAAACAAGAAGAAAACAAACGGGAATTGGAGAAAGTTAAAAAGAGGCGGCTAGAGCGGGAGCTGGAAAGACAGCGACGAGAGGACGAAACTCAGTTGCTCCAGCGCAGCAAAGAAGCTGCTCAATTTGAAGAGTGGGAGAGGCAGGAGGACCACTTTCACTTAGAACAGGCTCGATTAAGAAGCCACATCAGAATCCAAGATGGCCGAGCCAAACCTATTGACCTCTTAGCCAAATATATTAGCGCCGAAGAGGAGGTGGATGCAGTGGAAATGCATGAACCTTACACATACCTCAATGGCCTGCACATAAAGGATTTGGAAGATCTTGCAGAGGACATTAAAGTGTATAAAGAACTGGAAAGGGGCAAGAATTTGGACTATTGGAATGACATAACCATAATTGTTGAAGACGAACTGCAGAAATTGAGGAAGTTGCAGAGGGAGCAAGATTTTGATACAGGAGTAGGCAGAAGAGAAGGTATAAATCAGGCTGTTGCTCAAGATGTAACTGCAGTTTTTAAAGGGAAAACTGCAGTCCAACTCGCAGGCTTgcaaaaacaaattgagaGCAAAATAAATGGCAAATCTGACGGCATTGATATTGGCTATTGGGAGTCTCTTTTGTCCCAACTTAAAGCACACATGGCCAGAGCAAGGCTACGAGATAGGCATCAGGAAAGTTTAAGAAGAAAGCTAGAAGTTTTAAAGGCAGAACAAGCAGTTACTGTCCCTGATGTAACTGATGAAACCAGTAAACACTCTACTGAGGAAAGTGAATGTGCAGGACCATCACAAATCATTACTGAAGACAGTCAAAGTGAAGAAGAAACCACTGAGGAAGCTGCAAATGATATATTGAATGAGTGCTTTAATGCCTATCTAAACGGAGGCTATAGCCCTAAATTACTAAACCCAAAGCAAATTGAGCCAGGCACAATAGTGGTGACTGAAGAAGATGATTTGTATCGACTAGAATTTGCTCGAATGCAAGTGACAGATAAGGGCAAGAAAATAGAGAATGTGATCATGAAAGAAGAACTCTTACTGCAAAAAGAGGCTCGTAAAGGCATGGGAGAGGATGAGGCTCAGTTCAGTGTGGAGCAACCTCTGGACAGTCATGTCTACCTATGGTCAGATAAATACAGGCCACGCAAGCCGAGATACTTCAATAGAGTCCACACAGGGTTTGAATGGAACAAGTACAATCAGACCCATTACGACATGGACAATCCCCCTCCGAAGATCGTACAgggatataaatttaatatattttatccCGATTTGATTGACAAAAGCTGCACTCCCGAGTACTTTTTGACACCCTGCCCAGAGAATAGGGAATTCGCAATTCTAAAATTCCACGCAGGGCCCCCATATGAAGACATTGCTTTTAAGATAGTTAATCGCGAGTGGGAGTATTCGTATAAACGCGGTTTTAGGTGTCAGTTTCACAACAACATATTCCAGCTGTGGTTCCACTTTAAACGGTATAGATACAGGAGATGA